From Cucumis melo cultivar AY chromosome 1, USDA_Cmelo_AY_1.0, whole genome shotgun sequence, a single genomic window includes:
- the LOC103492739 gene encoding DUF724 domain-containing protein 6-like isoform X1, which translates to MGEFGSPATNTHTHHHNNHRLHQFPFTVGSEIEVSIDEEGFKGALFKATILKLPTTFSPSKRKKALVEYKTLVTEDGSSPLKEQVDALSLRPLPPDTADKDFEECDIVDATDKDGWWTGVVCKALEDGGYSVFFKNPMHVMDFQRNHLRLHQDWVDGKWVVPRKMDASLLRDQLSIISEDANVPENVEHESLKNNETNNGKENSYTVNSRNDLMEKPSIYDESPASFALTSSKRRRSLTSKSRVSNPLKRLREGVILGTPAADRSRMIDKTSRGKAFSKSATPNKDRRRRRSYLNFHGDDDSASPNRSGIPKGGKKPRTKEDVDGSDKLKEQVLSFINGNKGNTYKRSQRTQVTDKERKEGYDVIDLETISKDVTTNNESERNKHLAPDEQQTPVKISLDVVGDGEENSNNQTKEKGMEPEQQEATENSDRRKRGRPRKITQEIEQQQASKNSYKRKRGRPRKLMLVPTTAEDLSFCVTDSNQDGSLWKPEKATLKSSVTAKRTKRKKGFRKMPMYFVDFQDLNRRNGSEISAYKTNGSGTNSVDDDDRPLLMWLGGIQGSANNNALKLGQASGSIAKRRTKGSERVDAMNEVRRVDRMPEHEVDKNRDWPFVKNSPVWSAIDSLEVFKHIPQKPHFQPLSTYKEECREGLAIGCMVTFASLVEKVTKLQFSYPRHIFESTLASLYELEQHGFNISMLCNRVNELLFIKDSEVRYAEETKVAENKILEYIENKTKLAEERHAIEQKITELQKRQASIKQEMETTDHEIDALQSHVETIRECTTNTKLHFENQIALPLWPV; encoded by the exons ATGGGGGAATTCGGATCCCCTGCAACTAACACTCACACTCATCACCACAACAACCACCGTCTTCATCAATTCCCCTTCACAGTCGGCTCTGAAATCGAGGTCTCCATCGATGAAGAAGGCTTCAAAGGTGCCTTATTCAAAGCCACCATTTTGAAGCTACCCACTACATTTTCTCCTTCTAAGAGGAAAAAAGCTTTAGTTGAGTACAAAACCCTTGTCACTGAAGATGGATCTAGCCCTTTGAAGGAGCAGGTTGATGCTCTTAGTTTGAGGCCTTTGCCTCCTGATACTGCTGATAAGGATTTCGAGGAATGCGACATTGTTGACGCGACTGATAAAGATGGATGGTGGACTGGTGTGGTTTGTAAGGCTTTGGAAGATGGGGGGTACTCTGTTTTCTTTAAGAACCCAATGCATGTCATGGATTTTCAGCGGAACCACTTGAGGCTGCATCAGGATTGGGTTGATGGCAAGTGGGTTGTTCCCCGAAAGATG GACGCGTCACTCTTGAGAGATCAATTGAGTATCATTTCTGAGGATGCTAATGTACCTGAGAATGTCGAGCACGAAAGcttaaaaaataatgaaacaaacaatGGAAAAGAAAACTCTTATACCGTAAACTCAAGGAATGATTTGATGGAAAAGCCGAGTATTTATGATGAAAGTCCTGCCTCATTTGCCTTGACCTCAAGCAAGAGAAGAAGAAGTCTCACTTCCAAGTCAAGAGTTTCAAATCCTTTGAAGAGGTTGAGAGAAGGAGTTATTCTTGGGACACCAGCAGCAGATAGGTCGAGGATGATAGACAAAACATCGAGAGGAAAAGCATTCAGTAAAAGTGCCACACCAAACAAAGAtcgcagaagaagaagaagctacCTAAATTTTCATGGTGATGATGATAGTGCTTCACCTAATAGATCTGGGATTCCCAAAGGAGGCAAGAAACCG AGAACTAAGGAAGATGTTGATGGCAGCGACAAGTTGAAAGAGCAAGTATTAAGTTTCATAAATGGCAACAAAGGAAACACATACAAAAGAAGCCAACGGACTCAAGTTACAG ATAAGGAGAGGAAAGAAGGTTACGATGTCATAGACTTAGAGACCATCTCTAAGGACGTGACTACAAACAATGAATCCGAAAGGAATAAACATTTAGCTCCAGATGAACAACAGACACCAGTAAAAATTTCTCTTGATGTGGTTGGAGATGGGGAGGAAAATTCAAATAATCAGACAAAAGAGAAGGGCATG GAACCTGAGCAGCAAGAAGCTACTGAAAACAGTGATAGAAGAAAGCGGGGAAGGCCTCGTAAAATCACGCAG GAAATTGAGCAGCAACAAGCTAGTAAAAACAGTTACAAAAGAAAGAGAGGACGGCCTCGAAAATTAATGCTAGTTCCAACAACTGCAGAAG ATTTGAGTTTTTGTGTTACAGATTCAAACCAAGATGGAAGTCTATGGAAGCCCGAGAAAGCAACTTTAAAAAGTAGTGTAACTG CCAAaagaaccaaaagaaaaaaaggctTTAGGAAAATGCCAATGTATTTTGTGGATTTTCAAGATCTGAACAGAAGGAACGGGAGCGAAATCTCAGCATACAAGACGAATGGCTCTGGAACTAACAGTGTCGACGACGATGATCGACCACTGTTAATGTGGCTTGGAGGAATACAAGGTTCAGCAAACAACAATGCTTTGA AATTAGGACAAGCATCTGGTTCTATTGCCAAGCGAAGAACAAAAGGGAGTGAACGAGTAGATGCTATGAATGAGGTGAGAAGAGTTGATCGAATGCCTGAACACGAAGTGGACAAGAATCGAGATTGGCCTTTTGTAAAGAATTCACCCGTTTGGAGTGCAATTGATTCATTAGAAGTCTTCAAGCATATTCCACAAAAGCCTCATTTCCAACCTTTGAGTACATACAAGGAGGAATGTCGCGAAGGATTGGCCATTGGCTGTATGGTAACTTTCGCAAGTTTGGTTGAAAAGGTAACCAAACTTCAGTTCAGCTATCCAAGACACATTTTCGAAAGCACATTGGCCAGTCTATATGAATTGGAGCAACATGGATTCAATATTTCAATGCTTTGCAATCGAGTAAATGAGCTACTATTCATCAAAGACTCTGAAGTGAGATATGCTGAGGAAACAAAAGTAGCTGAGAACAAAATATTGGAGTACAttgaaaacaaaactaaactaGCAGAAGAGAGACACGCTATTgaacagaagataacagagcTGCAGAAGAGACAAGCATCGATCAAACAGGAAATGGAGACTACAGACCACGAGATTGATGCTTTGCAATCACATGTGGAGACCATCAGAGAATGTACCACGAATACTAAGCTACATTTTGAGAACCAAATTGCCCTCCCCTTGTGGCCAGTTTGA
- the LOC103492739 gene encoding DUF724 domain-containing protein 6-like isoform X4 produces MGEFGSPATNTHTHHHNNHRLHQFPFTVGSEIEVSIDEEGFKGALFKATILKLPTTFSPSKRKKALVEYKTLVTEDGSSPLKEQVDALSLRPLPPDTADKDFEECDIVDATDKDGWWTGVVCKALEDGGYSVFFKNPMHVMDFQRNHLRLHQDWVDGKWVVPRKMDASLLRDQLSIISEDANVPENVEHESLKNNETNNGKENSYTVNSRNDLMEKPSIYDESPASFALTSSKRRRSLTSKSRVSNPLKRLREGVILGTPAADRSRMIDKTSRGKAFSKSATPNKDRRRRRSYLNFHGDDDSASPNRSGIPKGGKKPRTKEDVDGSDKLKEQVLSFINGNKGNTYKRSQRTQVTDKERKEGYDVIDLETISKDVTTNNESERNKHLAPDEQQTPVKISLDVVGDGEENSNNQTKEKGMEIEQQQASKNSYKRKRGRPRKLMLVPTTAEDLSFCVTDSNQDGSLWKPEKATLKSSVTAKRTKRKKGFRKMPMYFVDFQDLNRRNGSEISAYKTNGSGTNSVDDDDRPLLMWLGGIQGSANNNALKLGQASGSIAKRRTKGSERVDAMNEVRRVDRMPEHEVDKNRDWPFVKNSPVWSAIDSLEVFKHIPQKPHFQPLSTYKEECREGLAIGCMVTFASLVEKVTKLQFSYPRHIFESTLASLYELEQHGFNISMLCNRVNELLFIKDSEVRYAEETKVAENKILEYIENKTKLAEERHAIEQKITELQKRQASIKQEMETTDHEIDALQSHVETIRECTTNTKLHFENQIALPLWPV; encoded by the exons ATGGGGGAATTCGGATCCCCTGCAACTAACACTCACACTCATCACCACAACAACCACCGTCTTCATCAATTCCCCTTCACAGTCGGCTCTGAAATCGAGGTCTCCATCGATGAAGAAGGCTTCAAAGGTGCCTTATTCAAAGCCACCATTTTGAAGCTACCCACTACATTTTCTCCTTCTAAGAGGAAAAAAGCTTTAGTTGAGTACAAAACCCTTGTCACTGAAGATGGATCTAGCCCTTTGAAGGAGCAGGTTGATGCTCTTAGTTTGAGGCCTTTGCCTCCTGATACTGCTGATAAGGATTTCGAGGAATGCGACATTGTTGACGCGACTGATAAAGATGGATGGTGGACTGGTGTGGTTTGTAAGGCTTTGGAAGATGGGGGGTACTCTGTTTTCTTTAAGAACCCAATGCATGTCATGGATTTTCAGCGGAACCACTTGAGGCTGCATCAGGATTGGGTTGATGGCAAGTGGGTTGTTCCCCGAAAGATG GACGCGTCACTCTTGAGAGATCAATTGAGTATCATTTCTGAGGATGCTAATGTACCTGAGAATGTCGAGCACGAAAGcttaaaaaataatgaaacaaacaatGGAAAAGAAAACTCTTATACCGTAAACTCAAGGAATGATTTGATGGAAAAGCCGAGTATTTATGATGAAAGTCCTGCCTCATTTGCCTTGACCTCAAGCAAGAGAAGAAGAAGTCTCACTTCCAAGTCAAGAGTTTCAAATCCTTTGAAGAGGTTGAGAGAAGGAGTTATTCTTGGGACACCAGCAGCAGATAGGTCGAGGATGATAGACAAAACATCGAGAGGAAAAGCATTCAGTAAAAGTGCCACACCAAACAAAGAtcgcagaagaagaagaagctacCTAAATTTTCATGGTGATGATGATAGTGCTTCACCTAATAGATCTGGGATTCCCAAAGGAGGCAAGAAACCG AGAACTAAGGAAGATGTTGATGGCAGCGACAAGTTGAAAGAGCAAGTATTAAGTTTCATAAATGGCAACAAAGGAAACACATACAAAAGAAGCCAACGGACTCAAGTTACAG ATAAGGAGAGGAAAGAAGGTTACGATGTCATAGACTTAGAGACCATCTCTAAGGACGTGACTACAAACAATGAATCCGAAAGGAATAAACATTTAGCTCCAGATGAACAACAGACACCAGTAAAAATTTCTCTTGATGTGGTTGGAGATGGGGAGGAAAATTCAAATAATCAGACAAAAGAGAAGGGCATG GAAATTGAGCAGCAACAAGCTAGTAAAAACAGTTACAAAAGAAAGAGAGGACGGCCTCGAAAATTAATGCTAGTTCCAACAACTGCAGAAG ATTTGAGTTTTTGTGTTACAGATTCAAACCAAGATGGAAGTCTATGGAAGCCCGAGAAAGCAACTTTAAAAAGTAGTGTAACTG CCAAaagaaccaaaagaaaaaaaggctTTAGGAAAATGCCAATGTATTTTGTGGATTTTCAAGATCTGAACAGAAGGAACGGGAGCGAAATCTCAGCATACAAGACGAATGGCTCTGGAACTAACAGTGTCGACGACGATGATCGACCACTGTTAATGTGGCTTGGAGGAATACAAGGTTCAGCAAACAACAATGCTTTGA AATTAGGACAAGCATCTGGTTCTATTGCCAAGCGAAGAACAAAAGGGAGTGAACGAGTAGATGCTATGAATGAGGTGAGAAGAGTTGATCGAATGCCTGAACACGAAGTGGACAAGAATCGAGATTGGCCTTTTGTAAAGAATTCACCCGTTTGGAGTGCAATTGATTCATTAGAAGTCTTCAAGCATATTCCACAAAAGCCTCATTTCCAACCTTTGAGTACATACAAGGAGGAATGTCGCGAAGGATTGGCCATTGGCTGTATGGTAACTTTCGCAAGTTTGGTTGAAAAGGTAACCAAACTTCAGTTCAGCTATCCAAGACACATTTTCGAAAGCACATTGGCCAGTCTATATGAATTGGAGCAACATGGATTCAATATTTCAATGCTTTGCAATCGAGTAAATGAGCTACTATTCATCAAAGACTCTGAAGTGAGATATGCTGAGGAAACAAAAGTAGCTGAGAACAAAATATTGGAGTACAttgaaaacaaaactaaactaGCAGAAGAGAGACACGCTATTgaacagaagataacagagcTGCAGAAGAGACAAGCATCGATCAAACAGGAAATGGAGACTACAGACCACGAGATTGATGCTTTGCAATCACATGTGGAGACCATCAGAGAATGTACCACGAATACTAAGCTACATTTTGAGAACCAAATTGCCCTCCCCTTGTGGCCAGTTTGA
- the LOC103492739 gene encoding DUF724 domain-containing protein 3-like isoform X3 yields the protein MGEFGSPATNTHTHHHNNHRLHQFPFTVGSEIEVSIDEEGFKGALFKATILKLPTTFSPSKRKKALVEYKTLVTEDGSSPLKEQVDALSLRPLPPDTADKDFEECDIVDATDKDGWWTGVVCKALEDGGYSVFFKNPMHVMDFQRNHLRLHQDWVDGKWVVPRKMDASLLRDQLSIISEDANVPENVEHESLKNNETNNGKENSYTVNSRNDLMEKPSIYDESPASFALTSSKRRRSLTSKSRVSNPLKRLREGVILGTPAADRSRMIDKTSRGKAFSKSATPNKDRRRRRSYLNFHGDDDSASPNRSGIPKGGKKPRTKEDVDGSDKLKEQVLSFINGNKGNTYKRSQRTQVTDKERKEGYDVIDLETISKDVTTNNESERNKHLAPDEQQTPVKISLDVVGDGEENSNNQTKEKGMEPEQQEATENSDRRKRGRPRKITQEIEQQQASKNSYKRKRGRPRKLMLVPTTAEDLSFCVTDSNQDGSLWKPEKATLKSSVTDLNRRNGSEISAYKTNGSGTNSVDDDDRPLLMWLGGIQGSANNNALKLGQASGSIAKRRTKGSERVDAMNEVRRVDRMPEHEVDKNRDWPFVKNSPVWSAIDSLEVFKHIPQKPHFQPLSTYKEECREGLAIGCMVTFASLVEKVTKLQFSYPRHIFESTLASLYELEQHGFNISMLCNRVNELLFIKDSEVRYAEETKVAENKILEYIENKTKLAEERHAIEQKITELQKRQASIKQEMETTDHEIDALQSHVETIRECTTNTKLHFENQIALPLWPV from the exons ATGGGGGAATTCGGATCCCCTGCAACTAACACTCACACTCATCACCACAACAACCACCGTCTTCATCAATTCCCCTTCACAGTCGGCTCTGAAATCGAGGTCTCCATCGATGAAGAAGGCTTCAAAGGTGCCTTATTCAAAGCCACCATTTTGAAGCTACCCACTACATTTTCTCCTTCTAAGAGGAAAAAAGCTTTAGTTGAGTACAAAACCCTTGTCACTGAAGATGGATCTAGCCCTTTGAAGGAGCAGGTTGATGCTCTTAGTTTGAGGCCTTTGCCTCCTGATACTGCTGATAAGGATTTCGAGGAATGCGACATTGTTGACGCGACTGATAAAGATGGATGGTGGACTGGTGTGGTTTGTAAGGCTTTGGAAGATGGGGGGTACTCTGTTTTCTTTAAGAACCCAATGCATGTCATGGATTTTCAGCGGAACCACTTGAGGCTGCATCAGGATTGGGTTGATGGCAAGTGGGTTGTTCCCCGAAAGATG GACGCGTCACTCTTGAGAGATCAATTGAGTATCATTTCTGAGGATGCTAATGTACCTGAGAATGTCGAGCACGAAAGcttaaaaaataatgaaacaaacaatGGAAAAGAAAACTCTTATACCGTAAACTCAAGGAATGATTTGATGGAAAAGCCGAGTATTTATGATGAAAGTCCTGCCTCATTTGCCTTGACCTCAAGCAAGAGAAGAAGAAGTCTCACTTCCAAGTCAAGAGTTTCAAATCCTTTGAAGAGGTTGAGAGAAGGAGTTATTCTTGGGACACCAGCAGCAGATAGGTCGAGGATGATAGACAAAACATCGAGAGGAAAAGCATTCAGTAAAAGTGCCACACCAAACAAAGAtcgcagaagaagaagaagctacCTAAATTTTCATGGTGATGATGATAGTGCTTCACCTAATAGATCTGGGATTCCCAAAGGAGGCAAGAAACCG AGAACTAAGGAAGATGTTGATGGCAGCGACAAGTTGAAAGAGCAAGTATTAAGTTTCATAAATGGCAACAAAGGAAACACATACAAAAGAAGCCAACGGACTCAAGTTACAG ATAAGGAGAGGAAAGAAGGTTACGATGTCATAGACTTAGAGACCATCTCTAAGGACGTGACTACAAACAATGAATCCGAAAGGAATAAACATTTAGCTCCAGATGAACAACAGACACCAGTAAAAATTTCTCTTGATGTGGTTGGAGATGGGGAGGAAAATTCAAATAATCAGACAAAAGAGAAGGGCATG GAACCTGAGCAGCAAGAAGCTACTGAAAACAGTGATAGAAGAAAGCGGGGAAGGCCTCGTAAAATCACGCAG GAAATTGAGCAGCAACAAGCTAGTAAAAACAGTTACAAAAGAAAGAGAGGACGGCCTCGAAAATTAATGCTAGTTCCAACAACTGCAGAAG ATTTGAGTTTTTGTGTTACAGATTCAAACCAAGATGGAAGTCTATGGAAGCCCGAGAAAGCAACTTTAAAAAGTAGTGTAACTG ATCTGAACAGAAGGAACGGGAGCGAAATCTCAGCATACAAGACGAATGGCTCTGGAACTAACAGTGTCGACGACGATGATCGACCACTGTTAATGTGGCTTGGAGGAATACAAGGTTCAGCAAACAACAATGCTTTGA AATTAGGACAAGCATCTGGTTCTATTGCCAAGCGAAGAACAAAAGGGAGTGAACGAGTAGATGCTATGAATGAGGTGAGAAGAGTTGATCGAATGCCTGAACACGAAGTGGACAAGAATCGAGATTGGCCTTTTGTAAAGAATTCACCCGTTTGGAGTGCAATTGATTCATTAGAAGTCTTCAAGCATATTCCACAAAAGCCTCATTTCCAACCTTTGAGTACATACAAGGAGGAATGTCGCGAAGGATTGGCCATTGGCTGTATGGTAACTTTCGCAAGTTTGGTTGAAAAGGTAACCAAACTTCAGTTCAGCTATCCAAGACACATTTTCGAAAGCACATTGGCCAGTCTATATGAATTGGAGCAACATGGATTCAATATTTCAATGCTTTGCAATCGAGTAAATGAGCTACTATTCATCAAAGACTCTGAAGTGAGATATGCTGAGGAAACAAAAGTAGCTGAGAACAAAATATTGGAGTACAttgaaaacaaaactaaactaGCAGAAGAGAGACACGCTATTgaacagaagataacagagcTGCAGAAGAGACAAGCATCGATCAAACAGGAAATGGAGACTACAGACCACGAGATTGATGCTTTGCAATCACATGTGGAGACCATCAGAGAATGTACCACGAATACTAAGCTACATTTTGAGAACCAAATTGCCCTCCCCTTGTGGCCAGTTTGA